GGGAggataatgtaaaaaaaaaaatactggtAAATTCTAGTTGGTGTGTATAGGCTACACAAAGTATTACACATCGATTCATCTCCCACCTTAGGGTAAAAGTCAATATCAGAAGAAAGTGTCCTAGCATGCTTTGGTTAGATCTAATCTTTGTGCTTGGTGGCGTGACATAGGGCAACTACAAGCAGACGGCCGATAAGTTCCACATTATCGGACACAGCCTGGGCGCACACGCCGCTGGCGAGGTCGGCAGACTGGTCCCCAATCTCGCACGAATCACCGGTAAGTCCCACAGCATGCCCGTCAAAAACTGCCCAAAAGGACAGACAGTTTATGTGTTCTGAGCATGGAATTTGGATGTCAAAATCATCAATGCATTTTATGAAGTAGATATGCATGTTGTCCCCATTCAACATATTGGACAACCACCATTGTCCAATGAGCTACCTTCTAACAGTTACTAGCTGGATGAGATAGACTCCATTCAATCGTTCTCTGTCCCCTTACTGCATGGACAGGTTTGGATCCCGTGGAGCCATACTTCCAGGGAGCAAGCCGCGACGTGCGCCTGGATACTAGCGACGCCGCCTTCGTAGACGTGATTCACACTGATTCACTACCGTTCACTAAAAACAAGCTTGGTACGCAATTGGTCGGTTCACACTTTCTACATGCTTGCTACATGCCAGCCATACCGTGAAGGCACCATGATGAGTCGCCAAATAAAGCTGATGGACATCAGCTTACCCTTATCTCTGAACACAAAGCCACATGATATGACTCTGCTATACTCTGGCCTTCAACCCTGTTTGTTTAATAATTACATGTAAGGCcaaaaacataatttaaaacattaaaaccaGAGACATAAACCAAAGTGTAAAAACAACCAACATTTATTCTATCAATATTGGGGTTTAGGAGGTAAATTAACACAATGAGAACTTGTCATTTGGAAATTCTGAGGATTTAATTTGAAACCTCCCTGATTGATGGTATTCACTTTAACAAATTATCTCATGAAAACGGTACCGCATGGCCTCATTGTTTCTCAACAAAATCCATTTGATCCTACCAACTGCAGGTCTAGGGATGTCTGGGAACATGGGCCATATTGACTTCTACCCCAATGGAGGGGAGCTAATGCCTGGCTGCAGCAAGAACAGCGGCAGCCCCAGCAATCTTGACGGCATCTGGGAAGGTGAGCTGGCCCAGGGAGATGGTTGGAACCGACAGAAAGATTCCCGAAAAGTTTGACCATTGAAAATTTTCAGATTTTGAGGCTGCAAATCCAGGACCAATGACAATCAATCAATGTGAAAGATCCACGTTTTCCGAAGATCTTTTTTTAAGGAAGTGGGATTGACGATGCAGTCCAAGATTTGCACAACCCTCAACCCATTATTACCATTAACCCATTATCTtcttctataaaaaaaaatactgactTGACCGTTCCCCTTTAAAACAATCTGATGCATCTGATAGAAGATAGACGCCATTTGGTGAGCGCTTTTATCCAATATCGCTTACAATACCGTGAGTTATAGCCTGTTATTCCTAGCATGGGTGACCCCCCTGGGGGAATAAATCCCCAGCAGGGTGAGGGGTGTGAGGGTTTAAATGCCCTGACCCACCAGTGAGGCTAGACAGGACCGTTGTCACCAGCCACAGATCTTCCAGTCCAGACCCAAGTTTTTCCCGTTGGAGATATTCCCAAAGATGGAACAGTGGGTTCTGTTTGGAATGTACCGCAGAGGCGTCGCGGGGATCAAGTAGCATGAGGCTGTAGctacagaggagggggaggaggatggtaaTGGGGATTATGCACAGCTGAGTCCTCCATCTTTGATCTCCcagataagggggggggggggggggggagcaagtgTCGCATAGCTGAGGGTCCGCTGGTAGACCCTTGCTGGGAGAAAAAACAATACTGTTATAAtgtcatctgtctctctccctttagcACACTCTCTCCTCGTCACTCCTCCTCGCTttaacacacactccctccctctcctcctagcTTCAACACTCTCTCCTTACTCCTCCACCTACCATCCCCTCacatgcccccctcctccttgctTCCacatcctcctgctcctcctcctcactccttgtTCCTCTCTTTAACACAACactccttcctgctcctcccctcctccgcaCGCGCACTCTTCTCCAACCCAcactcctcctgtcctccacctcctcactcctccacctcctattCTCTCCATCTCACAACTCCTTAAAATCCTCCACAACATGCTATGTTACCTAAATTGACTGCTACTTAGAGTCTAATTTCAAGGAGGAAATCAGTCCTGAATGGCTGACAGAACAGTTAGCTAGCGTGCGGTCAGGCAACTATCCCTCCATCCACCCTaaacctctccacctcccaTTTTAATCCCAAACCTCACCtcctgcctccttctcctcctcaatcCAGGCAACGTGAACTTTGACGGCTGTAACCACGCACGGGCTTACCAGTACTACAGCGAGAGCACAGTGAAGGCCCACGGCTTCGTGGCCTACCCCTGCCCCGACAAGGAAAGCTTCGCCGCTGTGAGTGTCTCACCGTGTGTTGGTGTTACTCTTATGTATTTCATTATTTAGTGAGCAAAGGAGTTTATCCAAAGTGATAGGTTAATTCAGCCTGATACAAACAAGTACATGTGAGATCCTGTTCATGTACAGGATTGGTCATATAAGGAACAAGTACCCATACTTAGGGCTCTTGCTTAAGGATTCCAGTACAGTCTGCGGGGATAGGAGGATTGAACCCTGAGCTATTATTCTTCAGCACGTTTATATGTGTGAGTAAAGTACGTGTATGTGGGCAAGGACGGAACTATAgggatggctgtgtgtgtgtgtgtgtgtgtgtgtgtgtgtgtgtgtgtgtgtgtgtgtgtgtgtgtgtgtgtgtgtgtgtgtgtgtgtgtgtgtgtgtgtgtgtgtgtgtgtgtgtgtgtgtacgtgtacgtgtacgtgtattTTAATGTGCGTAGATAGAATATGCATGTTTATattgggggagtggggggcagACAAGGCTCTCTGTCCCTTCGTAGGTCAGGCTGGTAGGGGTAGGGAATTGGGGGGGTTGTAGGAGAAATTGGCCCCGGCTCTGTGACCACAGTGGCCGCATGTATGAAGCAGGGGCCACCACCTGTCACCCAGGACACCGATATGGCTGTGAACCACTGATTTAGTCGTCCCAGTTTGCTCGCCCACGCCACCACGGCGACAACaagccgcgccccccccccgcctgcagcTGTCGCCGTTGGTAACGACAGTTCATCCTGCTCCGGGACCGGGGCCCAGGCAAACAGAGAGTGGAGCCTTCGCTAGAACCCATCAGGCCCTCTGGGCTCGCTCGGAGCCTGGTAAACATGAGGGGTCGTGTCTCTGACGCAGTCATGAACTGAATCAGGTCCCACACAGAGCAGAACTTTGAAATGTGAAGAAAACATGAATTCCTTCATGTTTTCTTTATACAAGGTAACTGTAAGGCTTTACTTTATTAATAAAGTTCCAAAGACGTTTGGATCATAATGACGTAAAGCGGAACGCTTAAATAATGTACTTTAGGCATATTCCATCTACAAGATGGCCATTAATATAAAATGTTTGCTGAAAAAGTGAAAAGCCGCACTTTTGAATGGTGTAGATATTGTTGTTTGGTAAAGGTGCGATGCATGTCTGGTGATAAAGGTCATAtctattcaaatatgatcaggAAATAAAATGCCATGATCATAGTTTAATAGATATGACTTCATAACCAGATGGTgtgcacaaatatatatttcacaaCACCATTGTAGAATGGCGTTATGTATTTTTGACCTTCATCTGATTCAGAATTTGTAGACTAGCTACAAAAAGTGCAAACCAGCtccaaaaagtatttttttgtaGGTCAATTAAGTTGTTCGGTACAAACTATATATATCGGAGGACGTCATTGTCTCCTCGGGTCTCTGTGTTCTGCAGGGAATGTGCTTCCCATGTACCGGGGCCTCCTGTCCCCTGATGGGTCAGTCAGCTATCAAGTTCAACCTGACCTCTGTCCCCACCGGGACCAAGTTCTTCCTCACCACAGGAAAAAAAGAGCCTTTTGGTCGTAAGTACCCATGCATGACTGTCATACCTAGTTACACAAAAAACAGCCATTTTTGTCCTAAGTACCAATGCATGAATGTAATACCAagttatccaaagtgactcacgCTGAATATAATTACATGTTATTATGGAGCAAAGACTAAGATATATCTTTTGGTATTAAGTACTATTACAAAAAGTGTAATACTTTAGTAGTAACATAAAAAGGTTGTTGGCCACGTTCAAGGCAATGTGATCATTCTGAATTCTGAGTGCAGGGCAACATTTGTTACCAATTGGTGAATGTAAGTATAGGAAGGAGTGATTTTTTTTAAGCAATTGGACCGAAGCCTTAATCATTCACTTCTGAATCAAAATGAAAGGCTCACTTCCTGGTGATTTGAATGAATATAGAACGAGATTGTCAACTGAGCCAGTCGATTGCAAGCATGGGGACAAGAACAAAACTCTTGAACAAAGCATCTCGACATAAACAATGTCAACAATGAACACAAGGTCTAATATTATCTTTTATTTCCTTCTTGCACCAACGTACCGAAACTAATACCTTGTATGGGAACCTACTGAAATCACACCACTTCTGATTCTGAAACCACCCATTTCTATCGTGTGTTTCCAGGGTACAGCTACAGAGCCAAGGTCCTGCTGGACGGATCCGTCTGGCCCAACCCTGGCTTCATGTATATCTCCCTGAAGGGAGACCGCGAAGAGACAGAGTCTATCCAGCTCCATGTGTAAGACGCCCAACCAAACAACTAAAAGACAAAAAACTACAACCATGTTTGTACTCTATTCCAGATTGGTACAGACGAACATTTCTGAGCCTCTGTACATATGGCCATGGCGTCTATTGATAGAAATgtctaaatatatttaaataatcaAAAGGTTTTGTACTCATTTAGATTTAACTGCCCTGAAACCGTCATGTACATTTGTGGTTATAGTTATTATTGTGCCACCTAATCCTGGTGCCACCGCCTCATAAAATATGTCAAACATTTGTGTTGAGTTCATttgaaaaattaaaataaatttgaGCTACCTATAAAGACATTTGGTGTTCCTAAGTCTAACACTAAACCTCCACCCACAGGGGCATGCTGTCTCCAGGGTTCTATGAGTTGCTCATCAACACCGACAAGGATGTAGGCGAGATCAAGGAGATGACCTTCCAATGGAACAACCATATCTTTAACCCC
Above is a window of Gadus morhua chromosome 15, gadMor3.0, whole genome shotgun sequence DNA encoding:
- the LOC115560430 gene encoding inactive pancreatic lipase-related protein 1, encoding MTQIWVLGAVLCLFGSAYADEVCYDGLGCFSDLPPWGGTKERPLAKLPWVPGMIETRFLLFTPKNKYYHEIKADAKIMKVTNYNKLKATRFIIPGYLEAKDEDWAQHMCKDMLKWDSVNCIAMEWKAGVRAPYAQAANNARVVAAQVAHMINFLMGNYKQTADKFHIIGHSLGAHAAGEVGRLVPNLARITGLDPVEPYFQGASRDVRLDTSDAAFVDVIHTDSLPFTKNKLGLGMSGNMGHIDFYPNGGELMPGCSKNSGSPSNLDGIWEGNVNFDGCNHARAYQYYSESTVKAHGFVAYPCPDKESFAAGMCFPCTGASCPLMGQSAIKFNLTSVPTGTKFFLTTGKKEPFGRYSYRAKVLLDGSVWPNPGFMYISLKGDREETESIQLHVGMLSPGFYELLINTDKDVGEIKEMTFQWNNHIFNPIKPTYSASRIELVRGKDNKTYNFCGGDRVGEKVIQSVPPCKT